In Crassostrea angulata isolate pt1a10 chromosome 4, ASM2561291v2, whole genome shotgun sequence, one genomic interval encodes:
- the LOC128182543 gene encoding prolactin-releasing peptide receptor-like, with translation MAQNVTDILYNVTGNITELTTLGMAKGESDQIMQKRGLAVLFIGLYIIIFILGLSGNTLVVYVVVRNRTMQTITNIFITNLAVSDILICLLSIPFTPLGYFLNSWMFGEALCHIVPMSQAISVYVSTLTSTAIAVDRYFVIVYPFKPRMKVMICLLVIVSIWIISISISLPLGIYMTLTTETSGEHRCAEEWPRDQAGQFFTVTSLVLQYVVPCSIITYCYLKVSLALKKRSRTKIGSGSKCRERDEQEIRRKRRTNRMLIAMVTIFVLCWLMLNIVNVTISYKKNYAHWYYYTLIFFIAHVIAVSSTIYNPFLYAWMNDNFRKEFKQVLPCLFRGDRERHVNGSTTNTQYTNVDNQPSVLINRSPQRESDEMNNMKKSKVFYDTESERVHLNQLNADTTDDSV, from the coding sequence ATGGCTCAGAACGTGACAGACATTTTGTACAACGTTACCGGTAACATCACGGAACTGACCACACTTGGGATGGCCAAGGGAGAATCGGATCAGATCATGCAGAAACGGGGACTTGCCGTGCTCTTTATCGGTCTCTACATCATCATCTTTATCCTAGGACTAAGCGGAAATACACTGGTAGTGTATGTGGTGGTCCGCAACAGAACCATGCAGACAATCACCAACATATTTATCACCAACCTCGCTGTTTCTGACATTCTTATATGTCTACTCTCTATTCCTTTCACACCGCTCGGATATTTTCTGAATTCGTGGATGTTCGGGGAGGCGCTGTGTCACATAGTTCCAATGTCTCAAGCAATAAGTGTCTATGTGTCCACGTTGACTTCCACCGCCATTGCAGTGGACCGATATTTCGTCATTGTGTACCCGTTCAAGCCCCGGATGAAAGTGATGATTTGCTTACTCGTCATTGTGTCAATATGGATCATTTCTATTTCCATATCACTTCCACTCGGTATTTACATGACACTGACTACTGAGACTTCAGGTGAGCACAGGTGCGCTGAAGAATGGCCACGTGACCAGGCTGGGCAGTTTTTCACGGTCACTAGTCTTGTTCTGCAGTACGTAGTGCCTTGTAGTATTATAACGTACTGTTATCTCAAAGTATCGCTGGCGCTCAAGAAACGCTCCAGAACAAAAATAGGGAGTGGCTCAAAATGTCGTGAGAGGGACGAACAAGAAATTCGACGAAAGCGTCGAACAAACAGAATGCTAATCGCCATGGTAACTATATTTGTTCTCTGTTGGCTTATGCTCAATATCGTCAATGTGACAATTTCGTACAAAAAGAATTATGCTCATTGGTATTATTATAcgcttatattttttattgcgcACGTCATTGCTGTGAGTTCAACCATATATAACCCCTTTTTGTATGCGTGgatgaatgataattttagaAAGGAATTCAAACAAGTTTTGCCTTGTCTTTTCCGTGGTGATCGGGAGCGACATGTCAACGGAAGTACCACAAACACTCAGTACACTAACGTGGACAATCAGCCGTCTGTGCTGATCAATCGATCACCGCAGAGAGAGTCCGATGAAATGAACAACATGAAAAAATCCAAGGTGTTCTATGACACGGAATCTGAGAGAGTCCACCTGAATCAGCTCAATGCTGATACCACCGACGATTCCGTGTGA
- the LOC128182538 gene encoding elongation factor 1-alpha 1-like produces the protein MDDQTERDAIDKMMKSGSSSAMSRGTSGTNDATDNAKGKKFDSKTIRKPRSMDGFQEIQFEACSSGRSRSPSVRTDNSIFPSRPPSASTEISPRLPSSLTNRCDNKTPFVNLAMIGPVDSGKSSLAGRFLYSCGAVDEQTLSKTSNEAIIAGKPSLKFAWLLDKLKVERDRNHSIDSKTRRVETSVYNMVVIDCPGHRNYVHNMITGISQSDIVVLVVPAPKKEFELTITKTGQLREFLNIAYSMGIKKLIVVVNKMDATSPPYSQIQYNSCIHLVHRVAQKVGYNPNKVIFVPVSALKDDNITTPTSNMAWYDNWETVSRPGNHVTGVTLLDALHKTQQPTRMNSKPLRVPIHTVYKLGTIGIVAAGRVHAGSIRPQMELSFAPSNRKCSARAIQIYGEITNEGRAGDNVGIQLEGLSTNKIRRGFVCGNLYDDPPHEVKQITAQIRILYHPGNIKKGYSPLLHCHTAMTACTITKIIERTDDRTGLTAEDFPTSLSTGNVGLVEMILLKPICIETFFDYPSLGRIILRDLKQTIAVGVVVKVTKGNIKDMKSLLKKQSQENNIDEDVEKNEIDIAEKYDSLKHFPNNRRNEGQIDGNNENENCNKEQTATKEGIIETIADITEEEIASDLKRTPDLEKKDSIIEKLTPVNKTENNVVDIENDNCENEKENSEGILKLNINLAGSMNENEDLTMEEDV, from the exons ATGGACGACCAAACAGAAC GGGATGCCATCGATAAAATGATGAAATCGGGGTCATCCTCCGCGATGTCCCGTGGCACAAGTGGTACTAACGACGCAACTGATAACGCTAAGGGTAAAAAATTTGACTCAAAGACAATCCGGAAACCAAGAAGCATGGATGGTTTCCAAGAAATACAATTTGAGGCCTGTTCCAGTGGAAGGTCAAGGTCGCCGTCAGTAAGGACAGACAACAGCATTTTCCCCTCTCGTCCCCCTTCTGCGTCAACTGAAATATCACCTAGACTACCATCCTCTCTTACGAACAGGTGCGACAATAAAACACCATTTGTGAATCTGGCAATGATAGGACCCGTAGATTCCGGAAAGTCCTCTCTTGCTGGAAGATTTTTGTATAGTTGTGGTGCAGTTGACGAGCAAACGTTGTCTAAAACATCAAACGAGGCAATCATT GCCGGAAAGCCATCATTAAAGTTCGCTTGGCTTTTGGACAAACTTAAAGTAGAGAGGGATAGAAACCACTCCATCGACAGCAAGACGCGGCGAGTGGAGACCTCTGTCTACAATATGGTCGTCATCGACTGTCCGGGACACCGGAACTACGTCCACAACATGATCACGGGGATTTCCCAG TCAGACATTGTGGTGTTGGTTGTGCCAGCCCCGAAGAAAGAGTTCGAGTTGACCATTACAAAGACCGGACAACTAAGGGAGTTCCTGAACATTGCCTACTCTATGGGGATCAAGAAACTCATTGTTGTCGTAAACAAGATGGACGCAACTTCACCTCCATATTCTCAG ATACAGTACAACTCATGCATTCACCTTGTTCACCGCGTTGCACAAAAGGTTGGCTACAACCCaaataaagtcatatttgtGCCCGTATCAGCTTTGAAGGATGACAACATCACAACACCGACGTCTAATATGGCGTGGTACGACAATTGGGAGACTGTGAGCAGGCCCGGAAATCACGTGACCGGTGTGACGTTGCTCGACGCTCTACACAAAACACAACAACCCACACGCATGAACAGTAAACCCCTCCGTGTTCCCATCCACACCGTGTACAAATTGGGGA CCATAGGTATCGTGGCTGCCGGACGGGTGCATGCTGGGTCAATCAGACCGCAGATGGAGCTCAGCTTCGCTCCATCAAACAGGAAGTGTTCG gcACGTGCAATACAGATTTATGGCGAGATTACTAACGAGGGTCGAGCAGGAGACAATGTGGGGATTCAGTTGGAAGGCTTGAGCACAAACAAGATCAGGAGGGGGTTCGTCTGTGGAAACTTGTACGATGACCCGCCTCATGAAGTCAAACAAATTACAGCGCAG ATTCGAATATTATATCATCCCGGAAATATCAAGAAAGGTTATTCCCCTTTGCTGCACTGCCACACCGCCATGACAGCATGTACCATAACCAAAATTATAGAACGGACGGACGATCGAACGGGGCTGACAGCTGAAGATTTCCCGACATCCTTGTCGACCGGAAACGTCGGTCTGGTGGAAATGATTTTACTGAAACCAATCTGTATAGAAACCTTCTTTGATTATCCGTCATTAGGGAGAATCATTTTACGTGATTTGAAGCAGACGATAGCTGTTGGAGTCGTAGTAAAGGTTACTAAAGGCAATATAAAAGACATGAAGAGTTTATTAAAAAAGCAAAGCCAAGAGAACAATATAGATGAGGatgtggaaaaaaatgaaatagatattGCAGAAAAGTACGATTCCTTGAAACACTTCCCCAATAATCGTAGAAACGAAGGCCAAATTGATGGCAACAACgaaaatgaaaattgtaatAAAGAACAGACTGCAACAAAAGAAGGTATAATAGAAACCATTGCAGACATCACAGAGGAGGAAATAGCATCTGATCTCAAGAGAACTCCCGATTTAGAGAAAAAAGACTCAATAATTGAGAAACTGACACCAGttaataaaactgaaaataatGTGGTAGATATTGAAAATGACAATTGTGAAAATGAAAAGGAAAACTCTGAAGGAATATTAAAACTTAACATTAACTTAGCGGGGTCTATGAACGAAAACGAAGACCTTACCATGGAAGAGGATGTGTAA